A region of Massilia sp. KIM DNA encodes the following proteins:
- a CDS encoding histidine phosphatase family protein produces the protein MQVSTHEHTPGERRRIYLMRHGSVTYFDDSGKPFLPETVPLNDAGRAQADSAGRAFFDAGIHFDKVIVSGLPRTVETAARVLAVTGQDIAPETWPELHEIRGGRLSSIPTAELRRAFTGAFEGLVEEDQRFLGGESVGEMMDRVHPAIARLRAQRDWDTALLVLHGGVNCAILSLALTGRRLFLGGLSQAAGCINALDVGDAPADWVVRFVNYVPPGPLQPGARSTTMEQLFEQYRKGRQDLA, from the coding sequence ATGCAGGTTTCGACCCACGAACACACGCCTGGCGAGCGGCGCCGCATCTACCTGATGCGGCACGGCAGCGTCACCTATTTCGACGACAGCGGCAAACCCTTCCTGCCCGAGACCGTGCCCCTCAACGACGCCGGCCGGGCCCAGGCCGACAGCGCCGGCCGGGCCTTTTTCGACGCGGGTATCCATTTCGACAAGGTGATCGTCTCCGGCCTGCCGCGCACGGTGGAAACCGCGGCCCGGGTGCTGGCCGTGACCGGCCAGGACATCGCCCCCGAAACCTGGCCCGAACTGCACGAGATCCGCGGCGGCCGCCTGTCCAGCATCCCGACGGCCGAACTGCGGCGCGCCTTCACCGGGGCCTTCGAGGGCCTGGTCGAGGAAGATCAGCGCTTCCTGGGCGGCGAATCGGTGGGCGAGATGATGGACCGGGTCCATCCGGCCATCGCACGCCTGCGCGCGCAGCGCGACTGGGACACCGCCCTGCTGGTCCTGCACGGAGGCGTCAATTGCGCCATCCTGTCGCTGGCCCTGACCGGGCGCCGCCTCTTCCTCGGCGGCCTGTCGCAGGCGGCGGGCTGCATCAACGCCCTCGACGTCGGCGACGCGCCGGCCGACTGGGTGGTCCGCTTCGTCAATTACGTCCCGCCCGGGCCCTTGCAGCCGGGGGCGCGCAGCACCACGATGGAACAGTTGTTCGAGCAATACCGCAAAGGCCGCCAAGACTTGGCCTAA
- a CDS encoding phosphotransferase family protein, with translation MYEDMMGTKPVSSRQQFDAAALAAWMREQVEGYDGGPLDVQQFKGGQSNPTFLLNTGRAKYVLRTKPGPAAKLLPSAHAIDREHRVMTALHGAGFPVPRQLALCMDEAIIGRAFYLMEHVEGRVLWDQSLPGMSPAQRAAIYDEQNRVIARLHSLDYAAIGLGDYGKPGNYFARQIERWTKQYQASVTEPIEAMERLIEWLPAHIPPGDDTAIVHGDYRLDNMIFHPTEPRILAVLDWELSTLGHPLADFSYHCMSWHIPPGQFRGIAGLDLPALGIPSLQDYVARYCERTGKTIREEDFDFYLAYNMFRLAGIMQGIMKRYVDGTAASAAALENGKAARPMAEMAWRFASRSKA, from the coding sequence ATGTACGAAGACATGATGGGGACCAAGCCGGTCTCCAGCCGCCAGCAGTTCGACGCCGCCGCCCTGGCGGCCTGGATGCGCGAGCAGGTCGAGGGCTATGACGGCGGCCCGCTCGATGTCCAGCAGTTCAAGGGCGGGCAATCGAACCCCACCTTCCTCCTGAACACCGGCCGCGCGAAATACGTCCTGCGCACCAAGCCCGGCCCGGCGGCCAAGCTGCTGCCCTCGGCCCATGCGATCGACCGCGAGCACCGCGTGATGACGGCCCTGCACGGGGCAGGCTTTCCCGTGCCGCGCCAACTGGCGCTGTGCATGGACGAGGCCATCATCGGCCGCGCCTTCTACCTGATGGAGCACGTCGAGGGGCGGGTGCTATGGGACCAGTCCCTGCCCGGCATGAGCCCGGCGCAGCGGGCCGCCATCTACGACGAGCAGAACCGCGTGATCGCGCGCCTGCACAGCCTCGACTACGCCGCCATCGGCCTGGGCGACTATGGCAAGCCAGGCAACTACTTCGCGCGCCAGATCGAGCGCTGGACCAAACAGTACCAGGCTTCGGTCACCGAGCCGATCGAGGCCATGGAACGCCTGATCGAATGGCTGCCGGCCCATATCCCGCCGGGCGACGACACCGCCATCGTGCACGGTGACTACCGCCTCGACAACATGATCTTCCACCCGACCGAACCGCGCATCCTGGCGGTGCTGGACTGGGAGCTCTCGACCCTCGGCCACCCGCTGGCCGACTTCTCCTACCACTGCATGAGCTGGCACATCCCGCCCGGCCAGTTCCGCGGCATCGCCGGACTGGACCTGCCGGCGCTCGGCATCCCTTCCCTGCAGGACTACGTGGCGCGCTATTGCGAGCGCACCGGCAAGACCATCCGCGAGGAGGATTTCGATTTTTACCTGGCCTACAACATGTTCCGCCTGGCCGGCATCATGCAGGGCATCATGAAACGCTACGTGGACGGCACCGCCGCCAGCGCCGCCGCGCTGGAGAACGGCAAGGCCGCGCGCCCGATGGCAGAGATGGCCTGGCGCTTCGCCTCGCGCAGCAAGGCCTGA
- a CDS encoding acyl-CoA dehydrogenase family protein, with amino-acid sequence MDFAYSDRCQALRSRLLAFMDEHIYPNEAAFNEEVARNGAAGNRWQPLALIERLKPLAREAGLWNLFLPRSTRAPEGLSNLDYAPLCEIMGRVPWAPEVFNCSAPDTGNMETLERYASEELKHAWLEPLLRGEIRSAFAMTEPEVASSDATNIATRIARDGDDYVINGRKWWISGAGDPRCRVYIVMGKTDPDGERHRQQSMIVVPADTPGITVLRPLPVFGYDDAPHGHCEILFENVRVPAANLLLGEGRGFEIAQGRLGPGRIHHCMRAIGVAERALELMCRRLDSRVAFGRKLSEQGVWRERIAESRIRIETARLLTLKTAYMMDTVGNKVAQSEIAMIKVLAPTVAQDVLDWAIQAHGAAGVSEEFPLAYQWAANRTLRLADGPDEVHRNAIAKLELGKLG; translated from the coding sequence ATGGATTTCGCCTATTCCGACCGCTGCCAGGCACTGCGCAGCCGCCTGCTCGCCTTCATGGACGAGCACATCTACCCGAACGAAGCCGCCTTCAACGAGGAGGTCGCGCGCAACGGCGCGGCCGGCAACCGCTGGCAGCCGCTGGCCCTGATCGAGCGCCTCAAGCCGCTGGCGCGCGAGGCCGGCCTGTGGAACCTGTTCCTGCCGCGCTCGACCCGCGCTCCCGAGGGACTGTCCAACCTCGACTACGCCCCGCTGTGCGAGATCATGGGCCGCGTGCCCTGGGCGCCCGAGGTGTTCAACTGTTCGGCCCCGGACACCGGCAACATGGAAACCCTGGAGCGCTACGCCAGCGAGGAACTCAAGCACGCCTGGCTCGAGCCCCTGCTGCGCGGCGAGATCCGCTCGGCCTTCGCCATGACCGAACCCGAGGTCGCCTCCTCGGACGCGACCAACATCGCCACCCGCATCGCGCGCGACGGCGACGACTACGTGATCAACGGCCGCAAGTGGTGGATCTCGGGCGCGGGCGACCCGCGCTGCCGCGTGTACATCGTGATGGGCAAGACCGATCCGGATGGCGAGCGCCACCGCCAGCAGTCGATGATCGTGGTCCCGGCCGACACGCCCGGCATCACGGTCCTGCGCCCGCTGCCGGTGTTCGGCTACGACGACGCGCCGCACGGGCATTGCGAGATCCTGTTCGAGAACGTGCGCGTCCCCGCCGCCAACCTGCTGCTGGGGGAAGGGCGCGGCTTCGAGATCGCCCAGGGCCGCCTGGGCCCGGGCCGCATCCACCACTGCATGCGCGCCATCGGCGTGGCCGAGCGCGCGCTGGAGCTGATGTGCCGCCGCCTGGACAGCCGGGTCGCCTTCGGGCGCAAGCTGTCCGAGCAAGGCGTGTGGCGCGAGCGGATCGCCGAGAGCCGCATCCGGATCGAGACCGCGCGCCTCCTGACCCTCAAGACCGCCTACATGATGGACACCGTCGGCAACAAGGTGGCCCAGTCCGAGATCGCCATGATCAAGGTGCTGGCCCCGACCGTGGCCCAGGACGTGCTGGACTGGGCGATCCAGGCCCACGGCGCGGCCGGGGTGTCGGAGGAATTCCCGTTGGCCTACCAGTGGGCGGCCAACCGCACCCTGCGCCTGGCCGACGGCCCGGACGAAGTGCACCGCAACGCCATCGCCAAGCTGGAGCTCGGCAAACTAGGCTGA
- a CDS encoding response regulator yields the protein MPLPPIFSTRRRPTLPTIRSKLYTLVLACALPILIGYLALARDASVRERLHVSEDAHTVAEVLAAAVDRDLDSGETAARVLANSAMLARGELEAFHAAARRLLRPEFPAQSFSLSGPDGELLLHTRYPWGAPLPRPGNREGIRAVFASGDALASGLHRADPDQPYALTVDVPVWIEGKVRYVLSVQLRPRRLAELLENQRLPDGWIAEIYDRGRLMVSRSAEPDAHLGARMDQMLATALAQAGSGVARYDPGGDGAGFVAYARSPKHGWVVAIRYPPDAARELLGRSLATTMVAIAVLLAISLGLARALGGGIARAVQGLAGPAKNLGRGEPLVLPPPEIREVETVARSLQRVDAELQAYRTRLESLVAERTAELERSKAQLEIVYASAPVGLCFMDDQLRVVMINDYLAGMNALPPQAHVGHTLPELMGEVGAEFERNYRVARDTGRPLLEVEHSGEVPGAPGETRHWISSYYPVWGRERQLMGVSAVVLDITERKREEQRNRDNEEMFRALFEASGDAHVLLAFGAGYVSANHAAAELFGYPDVAALLEQSPISTSPPFQLDGRPSNEATMDYMRRTLAEGRCQFEWLHQRVDGSVFHADVLLNRVDIGGVGMMQGTIRDISERVAADAALRAAGERLAQRERFLRTITDNLPALVGYWDADERCRFANRAYLDWLGRDEDTTLGRSAAELLDPQDMREVRPHLDGVLRGEPQVFERRLARPGKPVIHALSTYIPDVDEAGKVRGFYMLHADVTDLKRTQSQLEEALHQAEAGNRAKGEFLANMSHELRTPMNAIVGLARLLEESQLGKRERGYLARIQTAARSLLGMLSDLLNFSRIEAGQLVLERTPFTLDRVLGNIAVLTASSAWAKGVEPVFAVAPDVPAALLGDPMRLEQVLLNLVGNAVKFTERGEIVLSIRVLARRPGEVELGFSVRDTGIGIPEEQQARMFEAFSQGDSSTSRKYGGAGLGLSIARRLVELAGGRLGLSSAAGAGADFHFALAFPVVEEARAAPPAPPALDAARPAALVADDNASTREALAALLAAGGWEVDALDSGEAALARLRAGRRYALAFLDSAMPDLDGMGVLARARAGRLGPLPRVCLLAPDPDAPRLAELAQELQVEAVLGKPFTQGALHAACARLLDGAQADEAAPAPALPLAARLQGMRVLLVEDNPINQEVASFILSHAGASVDIAANGRAALAMLAERAAYDVVLMDLQMPVMNGFEATAAIRAAGIAVPIVAMTANAMPEDRERSLAAGMQGHLGKPIDVDELVETLARLARADGAPTGAAAGSSGAAAAPPAAAPAAPLPVPARLPGIDLQATLPRFGGSFERYAAVYARFAASREATLGELRALAHAGERVGAQQLAHRLRGVAANLGAEEVARQALALEQALRDADQPTVVLRLAELAAAFELAASGARELDDPCPGCPPASPGARPADGHDSGAGADGAPLHEALARLLHLLENNNMKAIAEFEALRPALAASAGVDPAAALADAIGALRFERAAALARDLMHGRAAP from the coding sequence TTGCCCTTGCCACCGATCTTCTCGACGCGCCGCCGCCCAACGCTGCCGACCATCCGGTCCAAGCTCTACACCCTGGTGCTGGCCTGCGCGCTGCCGATCCTGATCGGCTACCTGGCGCTGGCGCGCGACGCCTCGGTGCGCGAGCGGCTGCACGTCTCGGAAGACGCCCACACCGTGGCCGAAGTGCTGGCGGCAGCGGTCGACCGCGACCTGGACAGCGGCGAGACGGCCGCCCGGGTGCTGGCCAACAGCGCCATGCTGGCGCGCGGCGAGCTGGAGGCTTTCCATGCGGCGGCGCGGCGCCTGCTGCGGCCCGAATTCCCGGCCCAGTCCTTTTCCCTCAGCGGCCCCGACGGCGAACTGCTGCTGCACACCCGCTATCCCTGGGGCGCGCCGCTGCCGCGCCCCGGCAACCGCGAGGGCATCCGTGCCGTGTTCGCCAGCGGCGACGCCCTCGCCTCCGGCCTGCACCGGGCCGACCCCGACCAGCCCTATGCGCTCACGGTCGATGTGCCGGTCTGGATCGAGGGCAAGGTGCGCTACGTGCTGTCGGTTCAGCTTCGACCGCGCCGCCTGGCCGAGCTGCTCGAGAACCAGCGCCTGCCGGACGGCTGGATCGCCGAGATCTACGACCGCGGCCGGCTGATGGTGTCGCGCAGCGCCGAACCCGATGCCCACCTGGGCGCGCGCATGGACCAGATGCTGGCCACCGCGCTGGCCCAGGCCGGCTCGGGCGTGGCGCGCTACGACCCGGGCGGCGACGGCGCCGGCTTCGTGGCCTATGCGCGCTCGCCCAAGCATGGCTGGGTGGTGGCGATCCGCTATCCGCCCGACGCCGCGCGCGAGCTGCTCGGGCGTTCGCTGGCCACCACCATGGTCGCCATCGCGGTCTTGCTGGCGATCAGCCTGGGGCTGGCGCGCGCCCTGGGCGGGGGGATCGCGCGCGCGGTCCAGGGACTGGCCGGGCCGGCCAAGAACCTGGGCCGGGGCGAGCCGCTGGTGCTGCCGCCGCCCGAGATCCGCGAGGTCGAGACCGTGGCGCGCAGCCTGCAGCGGGTCGACGCCGAGCTGCAGGCCTACCGCACCCGCCTGGAGAGCCTGGTGGCGGAGCGCACGGCCGAACTCGAACGCTCCAAGGCCCAGCTCGAAATCGTCTACGCCTCGGCCCCGGTCGGCCTGTGCTTCATGGACGACCAGCTGCGGGTGGTGATGATCAACGACTACCTGGCCGGCATGAACGCCCTGCCGCCCCAGGCCCACGTCGGCCATACCCTGCCCGAGCTGATGGGCGAGGTCGGCGCCGAATTCGAGCGCAACTACCGCGTCGCCCGCGACACCGGCCGCCCCCTGCTCGAGGTCGAGCACAGCGGCGAGGTGCCGGGCGCGCCGGGCGAAACCCGCCACTGGATCTCGAGCTACTACCCGGTGTGGGGGCGCGAGCGCCAGCTGATGGGGGTGAGCGCCGTGGTGCTCGACATCACCGAACGCAAGCGCGAGGAACAGCGCAACCGCGACAACGAAGAGATGTTCCGCGCCCTGTTCGAGGCCTCGGGCGACGCCCACGTGCTGCTGGCCTTCGGCGCCGGCTACGTCAGCGCCAACCACGCCGCGGCCGAGCTGTTCGGCTATCCGGACGTGGCCGCGCTGCTGGAGCAGTCCCCGATCAGCACCTCGCCGCCCTTCCAGCTCGACGGCCGTCCGAGCAACGAGGCGACCATGGATTACATGCGCCGCACCCTGGCCGAGGGCCGCTGCCAGTTCGAGTGGCTGCACCAGCGCGTCGACGGCAGCGTGTTCCACGCCGACGTGCTGCTCAACCGGGTCGACATCGGCGGGGTCGGCATGATGCAGGGGACGATCCGTGACATCAGCGAACGGGTGGCCGCCGACGCCGCCCTGCGCGCGGCCGGCGAGCGCCTGGCCCAGCGCGAGCGCTTCCTGCGCACCATCACCGACAACCTGCCGGCCCTGGTCGGCTACTGGGACGCGGACGAGCGCTGCCGCTTCGCCAACCGCGCCTACCTCGACTGGCTCGGACGCGACGAGGACACCACGCTCGGGCGCAGCGCGGCCGAGCTGCTCGACCCGCAGGACATGCGCGAAGTGCGCCCCCACCTGGACGGCGTCCTGCGCGGCGAGCCCCAGGTCTTCGAGCGCCGCCTGGCGCGGCCCGGCAAGCCGGTGATCCACGCCCTCAGCACCTACATTCCCGACGTCGACGAGGCCGGCAAGGTGCGCGGCTTCTACATGCTGCATGCCGACGTGACCGACCTGAAGCGCACCCAGTCGCAGCTCGAGGAAGCCCTGCACCAGGCCGAAGCCGGCAACCGCGCCAAGGGCGAATTCCTGGCCAACATGAGCCATGAGCTGCGCACGCCGATGAACGCCATCGTCGGCCTGGCGCGCCTGCTCGAGGAAAGCCAGCTCGGCAAGCGCGAGCGCGGCTACCTGGCGCGCATCCAGACCGCGGCGCGCTCCCTGCTCGGCATGCTGAGCGACCTGCTCAACTTCTCGCGCATCGAGGCCGGCCAGCTGGTGCTGGAGCGCACCCCCTTCACCCTCGACCGCGTGCTCGGCAACATCGCGGTGCTGACCGCCTCGAGCGCCTGGGCCAAGGGCGTGGAGCCGGTGTTCGCGGTTGCGCCCGACGTGCCGGCGGCGCTGCTGGGCGACCCGATGCGCCTCGAGCAGGTGCTGCTCAACCTGGTCGGCAACGCGGTCAAGTTCACCGAGCGCGGAGAGATCGTCCTGAGCATCCGGGTGCTGGCGCGCCGCCCCGGCGAGGTCGAACTCGGGTTCTCGGTGCGCGACACCGGCATCGGCATCCCCGAGGAGCAGCAGGCCCGCATGTTCGAGGCCTTCTCGCAGGGCGACAGCTCGACCAGCCGCAAGTACGGCGGGGCCGGCCTCGGGCTGTCGATCGCGCGCCGGCTGGTGGAACTGGCCGGCGGGCGCCTGGGCTTGAGCAGCGCGGCCGGGGCCGGGGCCGACTTCCATTTCGCGCTCGCGTTCCCGGTCGTCGAAGAGGCGCGCGCGGCGCCGCCCGCGCCCCCGGCGCTGGACGCCGCCAGGCCGGCGGCGCTGGTCGCCGACGACAACGCCAGCACCCGCGAGGCCCTCGCCGCCCTGCTCGCGGCCGGCGGCTGGGAAGTCGACGCGCTGGACTCCGGCGAGGCCGCGCTCGCGCGCCTGCGCGCCGGCCGCCGCTACGCCCTGGCCTTCCTCGACAGCGCCATGCCCGACCTCGACGGCATGGGGGTGCTGGCGCGGGCGCGCGCCGGCAGGCTGGGGCCGCTGCCCCGGGTATGCCTGCTCGCGCCCGACCCGGACGCCCCGCGCCTGGCCGAGCTGGCGCAGGAACTCCAGGTCGAGGCGGTGCTCGGCAAACCCTTCACCCAGGGGGCGCTGCACGCGGCCTGCGCCCGCCTGCTGGACGGCGCCCAGGCCGACGAAGCGGCCCCCGCCCCCGCCCTGCCGCTGGCGGCGCGCCTGCAGGGCATGCGCGTGCTGCTGGTGGAAGACAATCCGATCAACCAGGAAGTGGCCAGCTTCATCCTGAGCCATGCCGGCGCCAGCGTGGACATCGCCGCCAACGGCCGCGCGGCCCTGGCCATGCTGGCCGAGCGCGCCGCCTACGACGTGGTCCTGATGGACTTGCAGATGCCGGTCATGAACGGCTTCGAGGCGACCGCCGCGATCCGCGCCGCCGGCATCGCGGTGCCGATCGTGGCGATGACGGCCAACGCCATGCCCGAAGACCGCGAGCGCTCGCTCGCGGCCGGCATGCAGGGACACCTGGGCAAGCCGATCGACGTCGACGAGCTGGTCGAGACCCTCGCGCGCCTGGCCCGCGCCGACGGCGCGCCGACCGGCGCGGCCGCCGGTAGCTCCGGCGCGGCCGCGGCGCCGCCGGCGGCCGCGCCGGCGGCCCCGCTGCCGGTGCCGGCGCGCCTGCCCGGCATCGACCTGCAGGCCACCCTGCCGCGCTTCGGCGGCAGCTTCGAGCGCTATGCGGCGGTCTACGCGCGCTTCGCCGCCAGCCGCGAGGCCACCCTGGGCGAACTGCGCGCCCTGGCGCACGCGGGAGAGCGCGTCGGCGCGCAGCAACTGGCGCACCGCCTGCGCGGGGTGGCCGCCAACCTCGGCGCCGAGGAAGTCGCGCGCCAGGCGCTGGCGCTGGAACAGGCCCTGCGCGACGCCGACCAGCCCACCGTGGTGCTTCGCCTGGCCGAGCTGGCGGCGGCCTTCGAGCTGGCCGCGAGCGGGGCGCGCGAACTGGACGATCCCTGCCCTGGCTGCCCGCCGGCCAGCCCCGGCGCGCGACCTGCTGATGGCCACGACAGCGGCGCCGGCGCGGACGGCGCGCCGCTGCACGAGGCACTGGCGCGCCTGCTGCATTTGCTGGAGAATAACAACATGAAAGCCATCGCCGAATTCGAGGCCTTGCGCCCGGCGCTGGCGGCCAGCGCCGGCGTCGACCCCGCTGCCGCGCTGGCGGACGCCATCGGCGCGCTGCGTTTCGAGCGGGCCGCGGCGCTCGCGCGCGACCTCATGCACGGGAGGGCGGCACCATGA
- a CDS encoding diguanylate cyclase domain-containing protein, translated as MSWTDMALNGRILVVDDAMENIQILYGALQDEQEVLFALDGRRAIELARSQHPDLILLDAVMPGMDGYAVCAALRASSETRDIPVMFVTALKSPEDETRALEAGAADFITKPINAAVVRARVRTQLTVKRQADALRALSLTDPLTGVANRRAFDERLVTEWRRCARAGLPVSLVLADIDHFKMYNDHYGHPAGDACLVQVAAALRRGAGRTHDLVARYGGEEFAILLPQLDAHGAEGVARRLQDELAQLDLPHAASPTAPRLTMSMGIASQVPREGQAPDALVVSADARLYQAKDAGRNCYRGEAPQG; from the coding sequence ATGAGCTGGACCGACATGGCCCTGAACGGGCGCATCCTGGTGGTCGACGACGCCATGGAGAACATCCAGATCCTGTACGGCGCGCTGCAGGACGAGCAGGAAGTGCTGTTCGCCCTCGATGGCCGGCGCGCCATCGAGCTGGCGCGCAGCCAGCATCCCGACCTGATCCTGCTCGACGCCGTGATGCCGGGGATGGACGGCTACGCCGTGTGCGCGGCCCTGCGCGCATCCAGCGAGACGCGCGACATCCCGGTGATGTTCGTCACCGCCCTCAAGAGTCCCGAGGACGAAACCCGCGCCCTGGAAGCCGGCGCCGCCGACTTCATCACCAAGCCGATCAACGCGGCCGTGGTGCGGGCCCGGGTGCGCACCCAGCTGACCGTCAAGCGCCAGGCCGACGCCCTGCGCGCCCTGAGCCTGACCGACCCGCTGACCGGGGTGGCCAACCGCCGCGCCTTCGACGAACGCCTGGTCACCGAATGGCGGCGCTGCGCGCGCGCCGGGCTGCCGGTGTCGCTGGTGCTGGCCGACATCGACCACTTCAAGATGTACAACGACCACTACGGCCACCCGGCCGGCGACGCCTGCCTGGTGCAGGTGGCGGCCGCGCTGCGGCGCGGCGCCGGCCGCACCCACGACCTGGTGGCGCGCTACGGCGGTGAGGAATTCGCGATCCTGCTGCCCCAGCTCGACGCCCACGGCGCCGAAGGGGTCGCGCGCCGCCTGCAGGACGAGCTGGCCCAGCTCGACCTGCCGCATGCGGCCTCGCCGACCGCGCCGCGCCTGACCATGAGCATGGGCATCGCCAGCCAGGTGCCGCGCGAAGGCCAGGCGCCGGACGCCCTGGTGGTCAGCGCCGACGCCCGCCTCTACCAGGCCAAGGACGCCGGCCGCAACTGCTACCGCGGCGAAGCGCCTCAGGGGTAG
- a CDS encoding MaoC family dehydratase gives MSRVLEFAALPALVGQELALSAWFAVGQTRIDAFADATEDRQWIHTDPERCVRESPFGGTVAHGFLTLSLLPAMLESALRIEGMRMGLNYGLNKVRFPSPLPAGSRVRGRWTLGAVEPVAGGLQLTWEVAVEREGADKPVCAAEFLVRCYP, from the coding sequence ATGAGCCGGGTCCTGGAGTTCGCCGCGCTGCCGGCGCTGGTGGGCCAGGAGCTCGCCCTCTCGGCCTGGTTCGCGGTCGGCCAGACCCGCATCGACGCCTTCGCCGACGCCACCGAGGACCGCCAGTGGATCCACACCGACCCCGAGCGCTGCGTGCGCGAATCGCCCTTCGGCGGCACGGTGGCGCACGGCTTCCTGACCCTGTCGCTGCTGCCGGCCATGCTCGAGAGCGCGCTGCGCATCGAGGGCATGCGCATGGGCCTGAACTACGGCCTGAACAAGGTGCGCTTCCCGAGTCCGCTGCCGGCCGGCAGCCGGGTGCGGGGACGCTGGACCCTGGGCGCGGTGGAGCCGGTGGCAGGCGGCCTGCAGCTGACCTGGGAGGTGGCGGTCGAGCGCGAAGGCGCGGACAAGCCGGTGTGCGCGGCCGAGTTCCTGGTGCGCTGCTACCCCTGA
- a CDS encoding MaoC family dehydratase yields the protein MSGERYFEDFFPGQEIELGERIVSEEEILAFARDFDPQPFHVDPEAAGASIYGSVIASGWHTCAMMMRMVVDGLMAGASSMGSPGLDGVRWLRPLRPGDTLRVRYRTRQVKASSSKPDRGVVWSTWIATNQHGEEVCTVDGMAMFGRRPPGDKP from the coding sequence ATGAGCGGGGAGCGCTATTTCGAGGACTTCTTTCCGGGCCAGGAGATCGAGCTGGGCGAACGCATCGTGAGCGAGGAAGAGATCCTCGCCTTCGCGCGCGACTTCGATCCCCAGCCCTTCCACGTCGACCCGGAGGCCGCCGGCGCCTCGATCTACGGCAGCGTGATCGCCAGCGGCTGGCACACCTGCGCCATGATGATGCGCATGGTGGTGGACGGCCTGATGGCCGGCGCATCCAGCATGGGTTCGCCCGGCCTGGACGGGGTGCGCTGGCTGCGTCCTCTGCGTCCCGGCGACACGCTGCGGGTGCGCTACCGCACACGCCAGGTCAAGGCCTCCAGCTCCAAGCCCGATCGCGGCGTGGTGTGGTCGACCTGGATCGCCACCAACCAGCACGGCGAGGAAGTCTGCACCGTGGACGGCATGGCCATGTTCGGCCGCCGTCCGCCGGGGGACAAGCCATGA
- a CDS encoding acyl-CoA dehydrogenase family protein — translation MNFEFKEEQQQFADALRRWIGRDYGAEQRRAIVASPAGTSDAAWATLAELGMTALPVPEEHGGFSGSAQDMFVVMRELGRGLVVEPYFATVLGAEFLRLGGGHGALLAQVAAGELKLACALGERQSRHDPFDIATRARRDADGYLLDGEKKVVLHGAAAGLLVVSARSGGGQREAAGVSLFAVPADTPGLSVTGYRMLDGQRAADVRLDGVRLPAASLIGPEGEGGAILDAAHDYGAALLCAEALGAMEALFEATLDYLKTRQQFGAPIGKFQALQHRMADMYIHLEQARSMAMLAAVRVASGDAQARRSAVSAAKYRVGQAARFVGQQAIQLHGGMGVTDELVASHYFKRLSMIELTLGDSEHHLARFAAQPAFRAEAA, via the coding sequence GAGCAGCAGCAGTTCGCCGACGCCCTGCGGCGCTGGATAGGGCGCGACTACGGTGCCGAGCAGCGCCGCGCCATCGTCGCCTCGCCCGCCGGCACCTCGGACGCGGCCTGGGCCACCCTGGCCGAACTGGGCATGACGGCGCTGCCCGTGCCCGAGGAGCATGGCGGCTTCAGCGGCAGCGCCCAGGACATGTTCGTCGTGATGCGCGAGCTCGGACGCGGCCTGGTGGTCGAGCCCTATTTCGCCACCGTGCTGGGCGCGGAGTTCCTGCGTCTGGGCGGCGGCCATGGCGCGCTGCTGGCGCAGGTCGCGGCCGGGGAGCTGAAGCTGGCCTGCGCCCTGGGCGAGCGCCAGTCGCGCCACGACCCCTTCGACATCGCCACCCGCGCCCGGCGCGACGCCGACGGTTACCTCCTGGACGGCGAAAAGAAGGTGGTGCTGCATGGCGCGGCCGCCGGCCTGCTGGTGGTCTCGGCCAGGAGCGGCGGCGGTCAGCGCGAGGCCGCGGGCGTGAGCCTGTTCGCGGTGCCCGCCGACACCCCGGGCCTGAGCGTCACCGGCTACCGGATGCTGGACGGCCAGCGCGCGGCCGACGTGCGCCTGGACGGCGTGCGGCTGCCGGCGGCCAGCCTGATCGGCCCGGAGGGCGAGGGCGGCGCCATCCTCGACGCCGCCCACGACTACGGCGCGGCCCTGCTGTGCGCCGAAGCCCTGGGGGCGATGGAGGCGCTGTTCGAGGCCACCCTGGACTACCTCAAGACGCGCCAGCAGTTCGGCGCGCCGATCGGCAAGTTCCAGGCGCTGCAGCACCGCATGGCGGACATGTATATCCACCTGGAGCAGGCGCGCTCGATGGCCATGCTGGCGGCGGTACGCGTGGCCAGCGGGGATGCGCAAGCGCGCCGCAGCGCGGTCTCGGCGGCCAAGTACCGAGTCGGCCAGGCGGCGCGCTTCGTCGGCCAGCAGGCCATCCAGCTGCACGGCGGCATGGGTGTGACCGACGAGCTGGTGGCCTCGCACTATTTCAAGCGCCTGTCGATGATCGAGCTGACCCTGGGCGACAGCGAGCACCACCTGGCGCGCTTCGCGGCGCAGCCGGCGTTCCGGGCGGAGGCGGCATGA